TCCACCTGCATACCGGTATCCTGATACAGAACGCTGCCGCTTTCGTCGTAAATCCGCGTATTCGTACCCTTTTTTCCGTCATGCTGGTAGAAGCTCTCCACCAGCCAGTCCACCGACACCTTGGCAAGCTGCTTCTTGGAAAGATTGTGCCGGGTAAGCTCATAGGAATTCTGGAAAAGCTGGTTTTCCGCCAGGCAGCGCCCGATTTCCTGCTGCAGGCTCCTCTGAAAGCTGTCCTGGATTACCCAGGAGCCTGTCAGAGTGAGAAACAGGATAAAAATCGGTGTTGTCAAAAAAAATAGTTTCCAGGATAATTTCATTGGTCCTCCTGTTATCTTCCGCCCGGAATTACACCTCCAGCCGGTAGCCTACCTTATAAATAGCGGTGATGTGTTCCTCCAGACCGAGTTTTTTCTTTAAGCGCTGCACATGCAGGTCGACGGTTCTGCCCGCCCCGCTGTATTCGCCGCCCCATACGCTCTCATAAATGGTTTCCCGGTACAGCGCACGGTTTTTGTTGCGCAGAAATAAAAGCAGCAACTCGTATTCCTTGATGGTAAGATCTACTTCCCTGCCGCCGCGCTCCACCCTGCGCGACTGCGTGTCAATCTCAATGTCATAGAGCCGCAGCTTCTGCTCCGTTTTCTTATAGCGGCGCAGTACCGTCTCCACGCGCGCCAGCAGCTCCGCAATCTCAAAGGGCTTTGCGATATAATCCTCCGCGCCCAGCCGCAGCCCCTTTACCTTCTGCTGCGTCTCGCCCATCGCCGTCAGAAAAATCACCGGAATATCCACCGATTTTGCGTACTCCAGCACCTCATAACCGTTTAGCTTCGGCAGCATGATATCCAGCAGAATCAGGTCATAGCTCTTCTGGGCAATCTTATCCGCCGCCTCCTCCCCGTCAAAAGCCAGCTCACACTGGTAGCCCGCTTTTACCAGATTCATCCGTATGAGGTTCGCAATAGCTTCCTCATCCTCCACAATCAGTATTTTAATCATTTCTCTCCCCCATTTTTATGGCTTTTTTTCATTATACTGAAATCTGCTCCGGATAACAATACGCAATATCACAAATCCCTTTCGCGAAGCGAATTCTAAATGGATTTGCGAATGTTACTGTGAACGACGTGAACAGTAACAGATTTTGTGTTACAATTCGGGCATACATGGCAACATAAAAATCCCGGAGCCGGGCAGCAGAAAATGCCGCGCCATGCTCCGGGCAGACCGCAGAAAGCCCAAAAGAAGCCTTCCTTTTTTACTTTTCATCCAGCAGATTTTTCATGCTCTGCAGACTGATCATCAGCGTGGAAAGATTGTGCAGCAGCGCCGATGTCGGCGGCTGCAGGATTCCGCTCACACCGCACAGAATCAGTCCGGTGTTGAAGCTGACAATTTTGGCATAATTACCGTGAATCCGCTTCATCAGCGCCTTACTTAAATATTTCAGACGCACTATCTCATAGAGATCGTCCGCCGCAATCGTGATATCCGCAATTTCGCGCGCCAGCTCCGAGCCGTCGCTCACGGCAATTCCGGCATCCGCCTCCGACAGCGCCGGAGAATCGTTGATACCGTCTCCCACCATCAGGACACGGTGTCCTGCCTGCTTTTCCTGCTTCACAAACTTCGCCTTGTCCTCCGGCAGCACTTCCGCGTAATACTCATCCACGCCGACGTGCGCCGCAACCGCTGCCGCTGTGCGTTCGCTGTCCCCGGTCATCATGACAATCTTGGAGAAGCCCGCCCTGCGCAGCTCTTCTATCACCTCCGCGCTCTCCGGGCGCAGCGGATCCTCTATACAGATGACCGCCGCAAGCACGTTGTCCACCGCCATATACAGATGCGAGTATTCCTCCGGCAATGTCTCAAATTGCTGCCGGTACTCCTCCGGGACCGTGCTCTTTTCATCGTCAAACACGAAATGATAGCTGCCGATAATGACCTTTTTCCCGGCGATCGTGGACGAGATACCGTGGGCGACGATGTATTCCACCTTCGTGTGCATTTCCTCGTGGTCCAGTCCGCGCTGCTTTGCCGCGTTCACCACCGCCTTCGCCATCGAATGCGGGAAGTGCTCCTCCAGGCACGCCGCCAGACGCAGAAGCTCCGCCTCCGGCATATCGCAGAACGGCACCACCTGCTTCACCACCGGCTTTGCCTTTGTGAGCGTACCGGTCTTGTCGAAGACAATCGTCTCTGCCTCCGCAACCGCCTCCAGGTATTTTCCACCCTTCACCGTAATGCGGTAATTGCCCGCCTCGCGGATAGCGGAGAGCACGGCTATCGGCATCGAAAGCTTCAGCGCGCAGGAAAAATCAACCATCAGCACAGACAGCGCTTTTGTGACATTCCGCGTAAGAAGCCATACGCCTGCCGTTCCTGCCAGCGTCACCGGAACCAGCCTGTCCGCCAGCCGCTCCGCCTTGCCTTCCACCGAAGATTTCAGCTTTTCCGATTCCTCTATCATGGTCACAATCTTCTCGTAACGGGAGGAACCGGAAACATTTTTCACGGCAATCGTCAGAGAGCCCTCTTCGAGTACACTGCCCGCATACACCGATTCATGCGCCCTGCGGTGCACCGGAAGCGGTTCCCCGGTGAGCGACGACTGGTTTACCATTCCGTCGCCGGACACCACCACGCCGTCAAAAGGTATCACATTGCCCATGTAAACAACCACATGGTCATCCTTTTTAATGGTGCGGGCGTCCACCAGGACCTCCTGTCCGTCCGCCTGCAGCCACACCCTGCTGTTGTTCAGGGACATGCTGCGCGCAAGGTCGCCGACCGATTTTTTATGTGTCCACTCCTCCAGCGTCTCCCCGATTCCGAGCAGGAAAATAACGGAGCCCGCCGTATCAAAATCCCCGCGCAGCACGGATACGCCGACCGCCGCCGCATCCAGCACGGAAACCTCCAGCTTTCTTTCCGCCAGACTTTGCAGACCTTTTTTGATATATTTCAGAGAGCTTACCGCAATCCAGGCGGCAC
This is a stretch of genomic DNA from Marvinbryantia formatexigens DSM 14469. It encodes these proteins:
- a CDS encoding response regulator transcription factor translates to MIKILIVEDEEAIANLIRMNLVKAGYQCELAFDGEEAADKIAQKSYDLILLDIMLPKLNGYEVLEYAKSVDIPVIFLTAMGETQQKVKGLRLGAEDYIAKPFEIAELLARVETVLRRYKKTEQKLRLYDIEIDTQSRRVERGGREVDLTIKEYELLLLFLRNKNRALYRETIYESVWGGEYSGAGRTVDLHVQRLKKKLGLEEHITAIYKVGYRLEV
- a CDS encoding heavy metal translocating P-type ATPase — protein: MNFVIKHEIPGRIRVHMKQKHMSCLEADTLLYYLNNLQGVTQAKVYERTADASICYTGERAELIAALKKFCYASVELPDTVRENSGRELSRTYQEKLAFRVIRHYAGKLLLPFPVRAAWIAVSSLKYIKKGLQSLAERKLEVSVLDAAAVGVSVLRGDFDTAGSVIFLLGIGETLEEWTHKKSVGDLARSMSLNNSRVWLQADGQEVLVDARTIKKDDHVVVYMGNVIPFDGVVVSGDGMVNQSSLTGEPLPVHRRAHESVYAGSVLEEGSLTIAVKNVSGSSRYEKIVTMIEESEKLKSSVEGKAERLADRLVPVTLAGTAGVWLLTRNVTKALSVLMVDFSCALKLSMPIAVLSAIREAGNYRITVKGGKYLEAVAEAETIVFDKTGTLTKAKPVVKQVVPFCDMPEAELLRLAACLEEHFPHSMAKAVVNAAKQRGLDHEEMHTKVEYIVAHGISSTIAGKKVIIGSYHFVFDDEKSTVPEEYRQQFETLPEEYSHLYMAVDNVLAAVICIEDPLRPESAEVIEELRRAGFSKIVMMTGDSERTAAAVAAHVGVDEYYAEVLPEDKAKFVKQEKQAGHRVLMVGDGINDSPALSEADAGIAVSDGSELAREIADITIAADDLYEIVRLKYLSKALMKRIHGNYAKIVSFNTGLILCGVSGILQPPTSALLHNLSTLMISLQSMKNLLDEK